Proteins from a genomic interval of Arachis hypogaea cultivar Tifrunner chromosome 10, arahy.Tifrunner.gnm2.J5K5, whole genome shotgun sequence:
- the LOC112715730 gene encoding uncharacterized protein isoform X2 — translation MIVDLAVVTVLRSYNETAFLVWEGYKFQYQDELAKLVVSLECFFRFDVLAQTSRDTKETLLKVTRILSVVRKLPLARTESATGSASDLDSMPLESDVCGTLPLQLNDEKERELDSTEESAELECLAKPILEDIASLVQKGSQAEAEIHKGH, via the exons ATGATCGTTGATTTGGCTGTGGTTACTGTTCTAAGGTCGTATAATGAGACTGCATTTTTG GTTTGGGAAGGATATAAATTTCAGTACCAAGATGAACTTGCCAAATTGGTGGTGTCTCTAGAATGTTTCTTTAGGTTCGATGTGCTGGCTCAGACTTCAAGAGATACCAAAGAGACCTTGCTCAAAGTCACAAGGATACTTAGTGTTGTTAGGAAGCTGCCCTTAGCTAGAACTGAAAGCGCAACCGGTTCGGCTTCTGACTTGGATTCTATGCCTTTGGAATCAGATGTGTGTGGCACTCTACCACTGCAGctgaatgatgaaaaggagagggAACTTGATTCTACTGAGGAATCCGCCGAATTAGAGTGCCTTGCTAAGCCAATCTTGGAAGATATTGCCAGCCTTGTGCAGAAGGGTAGCCAA GCAGAGGCAGAAATACATAAAGGGCATTAA
- the LOC112715730 gene encoding uncharacterized protein isoform X1, with amino-acid sequence MIVDLAVVTVLRSYNETAFLVWEGYKFQYQDELAKLVVSLECFFRFDVLAQTSRDTKETLLKVTRILSVVRKLPLARTESATGSASDLDSMPLESDVCGTLPLQLNDEKERELDSTEESAELECLAKPILEDIASLVQKGSQGPIYMQAEAEIHKGH; translated from the exons ATGATCGTTGATTTGGCTGTGGTTACTGTTCTAAGGTCGTATAATGAGACTGCATTTTTG GTTTGGGAAGGATATAAATTTCAGTACCAAGATGAACTTGCCAAATTGGTGGTGTCTCTAGAATGTTTCTTTAGGTTCGATGTGCTGGCTCAGACTTCAAGAGATACCAAAGAGACCTTGCTCAAAGTCACAAGGATACTTAGTGTTGTTAGGAAGCTGCCCTTAGCTAGAACTGAAAGCGCAACCGGTTCGGCTTCTGACTTGGATTCTATGCCTTTGGAATCAGATGTGTGTGGCACTCTACCACTGCAGctgaatgatgaaaaggagagggAACTTGATTCTACTGAGGAATCCGCCGAATTAGAGTGCCTTGCTAAGCCAATCTTGGAAGATATTGCCAGCCTTGTGCAGAAGGGTAGCCAA GGACCAATATATATGCAGGCAGAGGCAGAAATACATAAAGGGCATTAA
- the LOC140175675 gene encoding aldehyde dehydrogenase 22A1-like, whose product MDFTVSDSIVFNENNLIAEDISKLEDAFKQLLSFFRLYAFAAFSVGPPLAGRYDMGALCMHEHSEKLEGLVNDAIDKRAKIVARGSFGPIGGDAVDQYYPPTVIVNVNHSMRLMQEETFGPIVPIMKFSSDEEVVKLANDSRYGLGCAVFSATHMYQSLPFGGVKHSGFGRFGGAEGLRACCLVKAVVEDRWWPYKIPKPIQYPVAENTFEFQESLVEALYGLSIWDGTV is encoded by the exons ATGGACTTTACAGTTAGTGATTCCATTGTattcaatgaaaataatttgattgCTGAAGATATCTCTAAACTAGAAGATGCGTTTAAGCAGCTATTGTCATTTTTCAG GCTTTATGCCTTTGCTGCTTTCAGTGTG GGTCCACCACTGGCTGGAAGGTATGACATGGGAGCTCTATGCATGCATGAGCATTCTGAAAAACTTGAAGGCCTTGTCAATGATGCTATAGATAAACGTGCTAAAATTGTTGCAAGAGGAAGTTTCGGGCCTATTGGTGGAGATGCAGTTGATCAGTATTACCCCCCAACTGTGATTGTTAATGTGAATCACTCCATGAGATTGATGCAAGAAGAG ACATTTGGACCAATCGTGCCAATAATGAAATTCAGCTCTGATGAAGAGGTTGTCAAGCTTGCAAATGACTCAAGATATGGGCTTGGCTGTGCTGTTTTCTCAG CAACACATATGTATCAG TCCCTCCCATTTGGGGGTGTCAAACACAGTGGATTTGGACGATTTGGTGGTGCAGAAGGTTTGCGAGCATGCTGCCTTGTAAAAGCTGTTGTTGAAGATAGATGGTGGCCATACAAGATACCTAAGCCTATTCAG TATCCTGTAGCAGAAAATACCTTCGAATTTCAGGAGTCACTAGTTGAAGCATTATATGGTCTCAGCATATGGGATGGGACCGTTTGA